One Thermococcus eurythermalis DNA segment encodes these proteins:
- a CDS encoding 4Fe-4S dicluster domain-containing protein — protein sequence MRRILHVDYSLCIGCETCQGVCEFLHHGKPNIRIYYTMSGLPIPINCRHCEKAPCMEICPVGAISRDHDGAVIVDPQRCIGCFMCLAVCPFGVPSFNVEVRAITKCDMCADRRELGMEPACKEMCPAEAIFFGKPEEVEDRVRRRTAEKIARERISSESFESFGQML from the coding sequence ATGAGGAGGATACTCCACGTTGACTACAGCCTCTGTATAGGGTGTGAGACCTGCCAGGGGGTCTGTGAGTTCCTCCACCACGGAAAGCCAAACATAAGGATATACTACACAATGAGCGGTCTCCCAATCCCGATAAACTGCCGCCACTGTGAAAAGGCCCCGTGTATGGAGATATGCCCCGTCGGCGCCATTTCAAGGGACCACGACGGCGCTGTTATCGTGGACCCCCAGAGGTGCATTGGGTGTTTCATGTGCCTTGCAGTGTGCCCGTTTGGCGTCCCGAGCTTCAACGTGGAAGTGAGGGCAATCACAAAGTGCGACATGTGTGCAGACAGGCGCGAGCTTGGAATGGAGCCGGCGTGCAAGGAGATGTGCCCGGCTGAGGCAATATTCTTCGGAAAGCCGGAGGAAGTAGAGGACAGGGTCAGGAGGAGGACCGCGGAGAAGATAGCGAGGGAGAGGATTTCGTCGGAGTCCTTCGAGAGCTTTGGTCAGATGCTATGA
- a CDS encoding ABC transporter ATP-binding protein, whose product MAEAVVAKNLVKRYGDFEAVKGISFTVKKGEAFALLGPNGAGKTTTVKMLTTLTSITSGEAYVNGFDVKREKLAVRRSIGLVPDVSNLYDELTVRENLLFMAKLYDAPPSRVDELIKEFELPADRKFGRLSTGFKRRATIAAALVHEPEVLFLDEPTNGLDVHSAKAVRALIRYLNKKGMTVFITTHNMVEAETIPQRIAIMRDGRIVAEGKRNELAKLVGKKKIVKLSVEPLTSSLLRALERYNPSFEEEGLVFEVDDVDAFLDELYSLKTELGFRIEGLCTEIPGIEEVFVELTKGCSCGGCPL is encoded by the coding sequence ATGGCGGAAGCGGTCGTAGCGAAGAACCTCGTCAAGCGCTACGGCGACTTCGAGGCCGTGAAGGGGATAAGCTTTACGGTCAAAAAAGGGGAAGCCTTTGCCCTCCTCGGCCCGAACGGGGCTGGGAAGACAACCACTGTAAAGATGCTGACGACACTGACTTCAATTACCTCCGGCGAGGCATACGTGAACGGCTTCGATGTCAAAAGGGAGAAGCTCGCGGTGAGGCGCTCGATAGGTCTTGTCCCCGACGTCTCCAACCTCTACGACGAGCTGACGGTCCGAGAGAACCTGCTCTTCATGGCCAAGCTCTACGATGCCCCACCAAGCAGAGTGGACGAGCTGATAAAGGAGTTCGAGCTCCCAGCCGACAGGAAGTTCGGCAGGCTGAGCACGGGCTTCAAGCGAAGGGCCACGATCGCAGCTGCCCTCGTCCACGAGCCGGAGGTGCTGTTCCTCGACGAGCCCACCAACGGGCTCGATGTCCACTCCGCCAAGGCCGTCAGAGCCCTGATACGCTACCTCAATAAGAAGGGCATGACAGTTTTCATAACAACCCACAACATGGTTGAAGCCGAGACAATACCCCAGAGAATAGCGATAATGAGGGACGGCCGGATAGTTGCCGAGGGAAAGAGGAACGAACTGGCGAAGCTGGTTGGGAAGAAAAAGATTGTTAAACTCTCGGTTGAGCCCCTGACGTCGTCCCTTTTGAGGGCCCTTGAGCGTTACAACCCCTCCTTTGAAGAGGAGGGACTCGTTTTTGAGGTAGATGATGTTGATGCCTTCCTCGATGAGTTATACTCTCTCAAAACTGAGCTCGGTTTCAGAATTGAGGGGCTGTGCACCGAGATTCCCGGCATTGAAGAGGTCTTCGTCGAGCTGACAAAGGGCTGTTCCTGCGGGGGGTGCCCGCTTTGA
- a CDS encoding WD40 repeat domain-containing protein, giving the protein MGCKMKRLLMLMLLILAIPVSASPVKLWSYSDTCAVFSLSMNSNGSIGLAFGYYAELLGPDGKLLWKGPTRGIAYSSALSENNILLIGTEGRWIQAFENGKIIWEKELNNAVVSVSISPNGDFAVAGDASGWVYFFKDGNLVWEKKISDYVWAVVFQDGKVFVGSNNGLSVFSTEGELIWDTNPGPVRKTSIADDVVVALVVPRSESWSELVAFDLNGKILWRYRFPGYARAVDTDGENIAVAGNFGNVTLFSIDGKLLYSKPLIGYAYDVATMKKYTVVGYGKTVELIAPNGTVVWFERFNGTVYHVAFSPKGYFLTEHGSHDVQNCYGTIDAWALTGTPTVTAQESNRKTGVNPCITGGLIALVVLMGVLLWRKRS; this is encoded by the coding sequence ATGGGGTGTAAGATGAAAAGACTGCTAATGCTCATGCTCCTAATTCTTGCAATCCCAGTGAGTGCCTCACCCGTCAAGCTCTGGAGTTATTCCGACACCTGCGCAGTGTTCTCGCTCTCGATGAACTCTAACGGCTCCATCGGTCTGGCGTTTGGTTACTACGCTGAGCTTTTGGGCCCCGATGGAAAACTCCTCTGGAAGGGCCCTACGAGGGGAATAGCCTATTCCTCTGCCCTTTCTGAGAACAATATCCTCCTGATAGGAACGGAGGGCAGATGGATTCAGGCCTTTGAAAATGGCAAAATAATATGGGAAAAAGAGCTCAATAACGCCGTTGTTAGCGTCTCAATAAGTCCCAACGGAGATTTTGCCGTCGCCGGCGACGCATCGGGCTGGGTCTACTTCTTTAAAGATGGAAACCTTGTGTGGGAGAAAAAGATCAGCGACTATGTCTGGGCCGTTGTGTTCCAGGACGGAAAAGTCTTTGTTGGTTCAAACAATGGCCTTTCAGTCTTCTCAACAGAAGGGGAGCTAATCTGGGACACCAATCCCGGGCCCGTGAGAAAGACTTCGATAGCCGACGATGTGGTGGTAGCCCTCGTTGTCCCCAGATCCGAGTCTTGGAGCGAGCTGGTTGCCTTTGATCTAAACGGGAAAATCCTCTGGCGGTACAGATTTCCTGGATACGCAAGGGCCGTCGACACTGATGGGGAAAACATCGCAGTCGCCGGAAACTTTGGGAACGTCACCCTCTTCAGTATTGATGGAAAACTCCTCTACTCGAAACCACTGATCGGCTACGCCTACGATGTCGCAACGATGAAAAAATATACAGTGGTGGGCTATGGAAAGACGGTGGAGCTAATAGCCCCCAACGGAACCGTCGTCTGGTTCGAGCGCTTCAACGGAACGGTTTATCACGTCGCGTTCTCTCCAAAGGGTTACTTTCTCACGGAACACGGCTCCCATGACGTCCAGAACTGTTACGGCACCATCGACGCATGGGCCCTCACCGGAACCCCCACAGTTACGGCGCAAGAATCTAATAGAAAGACCGGCGTTAACCCGTGCATCACAGGGGGTCTTATCGCCCTCGTGGTTCTTATGGGGGTACTGTTATGGCGGAAGCGGTCGTAG